The following proteins come from a genomic window of Nitrospira sp.:
- a CDS encoding Cytochrome c, class I: MRGKRLAMIACSLVAVALYSTAGWAAPESDPLKPRVPDAERGDARKMKNPLTVTPDIIAKGKEIYEGKGTCVNCHGMTGQGDGAGGMLLSPGPRNFTNCKFHKKRNDGELHWIIKNGSPGTGMPALIKGGVITEEEAWMTIAYERTFCKDTE; the protein is encoded by the coding sequence ATGAGAGGGAAGCGTTTAGCCATGATAGCGTGCAGCTTGGTCGCCGTTGCCCTGTACAGTACGGCGGGGTGGGCCGCTCCAGAATCTGATCCATTGAAGCCGCGTGTCCCGGATGCTGAACGTGGTGATGCACGAAAAATGAAGAATCCGTTGACCGTGACACCCGACATAATCGCCAAAGGCAAGGAAATTTATGAAGGCAAGGGGACCTGCGTCAACTGCCATGGCATGACTGGACAAGGCGACGGGGCCGGTGGAATGCTGTTGTCGCCCGGCCCTCGAAACTTCACGAACTGCAAGTTCCACAAGAAGCGGAACGACGGAGAACTGCACTGGATCATCAAGAACGGGAGTCCCGGCACCGGTATGCCGGCCCTGATAAAGGGAGGCGTCATCACCGAGGAAGAAGCCTGGATGACCATCGCCTACGAGCGAACATTCTGTAAGGACACCGAATAG
- a CDS encoding group 1 truncated hemoglobin: MRLSKQIATVAIAVAATWTLSSATSFAAERSLYERLGGVGAIQAVVTKFVNNVGADKRINARFSKTDLKQLNKHLVDQVCQASGGPCTYTGRDMKTTHKGMKITTADFNALVEDLVSALDTFNVGKQEKDELLGILGPMKKDIVEVP, translated from the coding sequence ATGAGGCTCTCTAAGCAGATAGCGACAGTTGCCATTGCCGTGGCAGCCACCTGGACATTGAGCAGCGCCACATCCTTTGCCGCTGAGCGGTCGCTCTATGAGCGGCTGGGCGGGGTAGGAGCCATCCAAGCCGTCGTCACCAAGTTCGTCAACAATGTGGGAGCAGACAAGCGCATCAATGCCCGTTTCTCGAAAACCGACCTCAAGCAGCTCAATAAGCACTTGGTTGATCAAGTGTGCCAAGCAAGCGGCGGGCCTTGCACCTACACAGGTCGGGATATGAAGACGACGCACAAAGGCATGAAGATTACCACTGCTGATTTCAACGCCCTTGTGGAGGACCTGGTCAGTGCGCTGGATACCTTCAACGTCGGGAAGCAAGAAAAGGACGAACTGCTCGGCATCCTCGGACCGATGAAAAAAGATATTGTCGAAGTTCCCTGA
- a CDS encoding Copper-containing nitrite reductase — translation MQRFRMLTSTLGLAVLLGASGCITMPGSAGAKVHDVTFTATETEIVIDGTGTKYKAWTFNGQMPGPVVRVMEGDTVNFTLINPPTNAQGHSMDFHAAEIDFLKNYREIRPGETIKYTFVAKKPGVFFYHCGAPPMIQHIGRGMFGAIIVDPKDAHAWPKADREFVLVQSELWKNPDNVQAMFDRKFDHTVFNGGVFKYHPFFPGSEPLEVKVGERVRIYFVNAGPNEFSSLHTIAEIWDNVYESGNPANKFTGVQTYVVGPGSAATFDMIVDEPGAYPIVTHSLTGALRGAIAVVVANQNPKKYDSLMPLTPWNP, via the coding sequence ATGCAGAGGTTTCGTATGCTCACATCCACCTTGGGACTTGCCGTCCTCTTAGGAGCCAGTGGGTGTATCACAATGCCCGGGTCCGCAGGAGCAAAGGTCCATGATGTCACCTTCACGGCGACCGAAACGGAGATCGTCATTGATGGTACCGGTACGAAGTACAAGGCCTGGACCTTTAACGGTCAAATGCCAGGCCCGGTCGTGCGAGTGATGGAAGGCGATACGGTCAACTTCACGCTCATCAATCCTCCGACAAACGCCCAGGGCCATTCGATGGATTTTCACGCGGCAGAGATCGACTTCTTGAAGAACTACCGCGAAATCAGGCCGGGTGAGACGATCAAGTATACCTTCGTGGCCAAGAAGCCGGGCGTGTTCTTCTATCACTGCGGCGCACCGCCCATGATCCAGCACATTGGCCGCGGTATGTTCGGCGCGATCATCGTTGATCCGAAGGATGCGCATGCTTGGCCGAAGGCCGATCGGGAATTTGTCCTCGTGCAGTCTGAGCTGTGGAAGAACCCGGACAACGTGCAGGCGATGTTCGATCGCAAATTTGACCATACGGTCTTCAACGGCGGCGTCTTCAAGTACCATCCCTTCTTCCCTGGATCGGAGCCGTTGGAAGTCAAGGTCGGCGAGCGGGTGCGAATTTACTTTGTGAATGCCGGCCCGAATGAGTTCTCCTCTCTCCATACAATCGCCGAGATCTGGGACAACGTCTACGAAAGCGGCAATCCGGCCAACAAATTTACCGGAGTCCAGACCTATGTAGTCGGTCCGGGCAGCGCAGCCACATTCGATATGATCGTTGATGAACCAGGAGCCTATCCTATCGTGACCCATTCCTTAACGGGAGCCTTGCGCGGTGCTATTGCCGTGGTGGTCGCCAACCAAAACCCAAAGAAGTATGACAGCTTGATGCCACTGACCCCCTGGAATCCTTAA